A window of Photobacterium sp. GJ3 contains these coding sequences:
- the xdhB gene encoding xanthine dehydrogenase molybdopterin binding subunit, whose protein sequence is MSSHHQNPLSHDEMVAKFAQDLTTGVGKSVKHDSATKQVTGEAIYIDDRLEFPNQLHVYARTSTYAHAKITKLDVSPCYAFEGVAIAITSKDVPGQLDIGPVLPGDPLLADGIVEFYGQPVIAVAADDMETARKAAQAAIIEYEPLEAVLDVEEALAKKHFVSGSHQHKRGDSENALSTAKHVLEGDLHIGGQEHFYLETQVSSVMPTEDGGMIVYTSTQNPTEVQKLVAEVLGVPMHKVVVDMRRMGGGFGGKETQAASPACLAAVIARLTGRPTKMRLPRMEDMTMTGKRHPFYNQYKVGFDDNGRIHGIDITVSGNCGYSPDLSNSIVDRAMFHSDNAYYLGDATVTGHRCKTNIASNTAYRGFGGPQGMMTIEHIMDEIAQYLGKDPLDVRKENYYGHEDRNVTHYYQTVEDNFIHDITEQLEASSEYKERRQAIAAFNKTSPILKKGLALTPVKFGISFTATFLNQAGALVHIYTDGSIHLNHGGTEMGQGLNTKVAQVVAEVFQVDIDRIQITATNTDKVPNTSPTAASSGADLNGKAAQNAALTIKQRLIDFACSHFKVTPEEVVFKNGMVQVRENLLSFEELIQQAYFNQVSLSSTGFYRTPKIYYDHEKARGRPFYYYAYGAACAEVVLDTLTGEYKILRADILHDVGASLNPAIDIGQIEGGFIQGVGWLTTEELIWNDQGRLMTSGPASYKIPAIADMPIDFRTQLLENRSNPEDTVFNSKAVGEPPFMLGMSVWSAIKDAIRAVAEPGTLVKLDTPATPERVLWAINEVQPSQAQPFLSRRKNAPEKTATPEKTQ, encoded by the coding sequence ATGTCTAGTCATCACCAGAATCCATTGAGTCACGATGAAATGGTGGCGAAATTCGCGCAGGATCTCACCACTGGCGTTGGTAAAAGCGTGAAGCATGACAGCGCAACAAAGCAAGTGACCGGTGAAGCCATTTACATTGACGACCGGCTGGAATTTCCGAACCAGCTGCACGTCTATGCCCGTACCAGTACGTATGCGCATGCAAAAATTACCAAGCTGGATGTCAGCCCTTGTTACGCGTTTGAAGGCGTTGCGATCGCGATTACCAGCAAAGATGTACCGGGACAGCTGGACATCGGACCCGTGCTGCCGGGCGATCCACTGCTGGCTGATGGCATCGTAGAATTCTACGGCCAGCCGGTGATTGCCGTCGCAGCAGATGACATGGAAACCGCGCGTAAAGCCGCTCAGGCGGCCATCATCGAATACGAACCACTGGAAGCCGTATTGGATGTTGAAGAAGCGCTGGCGAAAAAACATTTCGTGTCCGGCAGCCACCAGCACAAACGGGGCGATTCTGAAAACGCGCTGTCAACCGCCAAGCATGTGCTGGAAGGTGATCTGCACATCGGTGGTCAGGAGCATTTCTACCTGGAAACTCAGGTCAGCTCCGTGATGCCGACTGAGGATGGCGGGATGATCGTCTATACCTCCACACAGAACCCGACAGAAGTTCAGAAGCTGGTTGCCGAAGTACTGGGTGTGCCGATGCATAAAGTCGTCGTGGACATGCGTCGTATGGGCGGTGGTTTCGGCGGGAAAGAAACGCAGGCTGCCAGTCCGGCGTGTCTGGCCGCTGTGATTGCCCGACTGACCGGTCGTCCGACGAAGATGCGTCTGCCCCGGATGGAAGATATGACCATGACGGGTAAACGCCACCCGTTCTATAACCAGTACAAAGTTGGTTTTGATGACAATGGCCGAATCCACGGCATTGATATTACCGTGTCGGGGAACTGTGGTTATTCCCCTGACCTGTCGAACTCCATTGTTGACCGGGCAATGTTCCACTCCGATAACGCGTATTATCTGGGGGATGCAACAGTGACCGGGCATCGCTGTAAAACCAACATTGCTTCAAACACCGCATACCGTGGCTTTGGTGGCCCTCAGGGCATGATGACCATTGAGCACATCATGGATGAGATCGCACAGTATCTGGGTAAAGATCCGCTGGATGTCCGTAAAGAAAACTACTACGGCCATGAAGATCGCAACGTCACCCACTACTACCAGACCGTCGAGGATAATTTCATCCACGACATTACTGAGCAGCTGGAAGCCAGCAGTGAATACAAAGAGCGCCGTCAGGCCATCGCAGCGTTCAACAAAACCAGTCCGATTCTGAAGAAAGGTCTGGCACTGACACCGGTTAAATTCGGGATTTCCTTCACGGCAACCTTCCTGAACCAGGCGGGTGCACTGGTACACATTTATACCGATGGCAGTATCCACCTGAACCACGGCGGGACCGAAATGGGTCAGGGCCTGAACACCAAAGTGGCGCAGGTTGTCGCGGAAGTCTTTCAGGTCGATATTGACCGGATTCAGATCACGGCAACGAATACGGATAAAGTCCCGAACACTTCGCCGACTGCCGCATCCTCTGGTGCCGATCTGAACGGTAAAGCGGCGCAGAATGCCGCACTGACCATCAAGCAGCGCCTGATCGATTTCGCATGCAGTCATTTCAAAGTGACTCCGGAAGAAGTCGTCTTTAAAAATGGCATGGTTCAGGTCCGCGAGAACTTACTGTCTTTTGAAGAACTGATCCAACAGGCCTATTTCAATCAGGTCTCACTGTCGAGCACAGGTTTCTACCGCACGCCGAAGATTTACTACGATCATGAGAAAGCCCGGGGCCGTCCGTTCTACTACTACGCCTACGGCGCAGCCTGTGCGGAAGTGGTGCTGGATACGCTGACGGGTGAGTACAAAATTCTGCGCGCAGACATCCTGCATGATGTGGGTGCATCCCTGAACCCGGCCATTGATATCGGCCAGATTGAAGGTGGATTCATTCAGGGTGTTGGCTGGCTGACCACAGAGGAACTGATCTGGAACGATCAGGGCCGCCTGATGACCAGTGGCCCGGCAAGCTACAAGATTCCGGCCATTGCAGATATGCCGATTGATTTCCGCACCCAGCTGCTGGAAAACCGCAGTAACCCGGAAGACACCGTCTTCAACTCGAAAGCTGTGGGTGAGCCTCCGTTCATGCTGGGGATGTCCGTTTGGAGTGCAATTAAAGACGCCATCCGTGCTGTCGCAGAACCGGGGACACTGGTGAAACTGGATACGCCAGCCACACCGGAACGTGTGCTGTGGGCCATCAATGAAGTACAGCCTTCACAGGCGCAACCTTTCCTGAGTCGCAGAAAAAATGCGCCAGAGAAAACAGCAACACCGGAAAAAACCCAGTAA
- the xdhA gene encoding xanthine dehydrogenase small subunit: MTVLNYLRTHVHKTGTKEGCGSGDCGACTVVLGELVDGKLQYRSVNSCLTFVSSLHGKQLITVEDLQSKDKQLHPVQQAMVEYHGSQCGYCTPGFIMSMFALSKNKPAADKEDVMEALAGNLCRCTGYRPIVDAALSLSQEAQLMDQFSALEQETVARLSKINLSNATLKHDGQYGFSPTSSEELANLLLTHPDARMVAGGTDLALEVTQFHRPIDKLINVGLISDMKIMTETESSIEIGANLPISDCYATLEKYYPDFGELLHRFASLQVRNQGTLGGNIANASPIGDSPPLLIALNAHIVLRRGNDRRTMPLEDYFISYKITAQQPSEFIEKVIVPKPVIGSDFRAYKLSKRLDDDISAVCGAFNISLSDDGKVADARIAFGGMAAVPKRADSCEAALVGKPWNLATVKQAMAALAEDFEPLSDFRASKEYRALTAANMLHRFYLEQQSNGQIETRVTAYV; this comes from the coding sequence ATGACGGTACTGAATTACCTGCGTACCCATGTTCATAAAACAGGCACCAAGGAAGGCTGCGGCTCCGGGGATTGCGGCGCATGTACCGTCGTGCTGGGCGAGCTTGTCGATGGCAAGCTGCAATATCGCTCGGTCAATTCCTGCCTGACTTTTGTTTCTTCTCTCCATGGGAAGCAGTTGATCACCGTTGAAGATCTGCAGTCGAAAGACAAGCAGCTTCACCCGGTTCAGCAGGCCATGGTGGAATATCACGGTTCACAGTGCGGCTACTGTACGCCGGGCTTTATTATGTCGATGTTTGCCCTGAGCAAAAATAAACCGGCTGCCGATAAAGAAGATGTCATGGAAGCGCTGGCCGGAAACCTGTGCCGCTGTACGGGCTACCGCCCGATTGTCGATGCTGCCCTGTCACTGAGTCAGGAAGCACAACTGATGGATCAGTTCTCTGCTCTGGAACAGGAAACCGTTGCCAGACTGTCAAAAATCAATCTGTCCAATGCCACTTTGAAACACGACGGCCAGTATGGTTTCTCACCGACATCCTCAGAAGAATTGGCGAACCTGCTTCTGACCCACCCGGATGCACGGATGGTTGCCGGTGGCACCGATCTGGCTCTGGAAGTCACTCAGTTCCACCGTCCGATTGATAAGCTGATTAACGTTGGCCTGATCAGTGATATGAAGATCATGACAGAGACGGAAAGCAGCATCGAAATTGGTGCCAACCTGCCGATTTCTGACTGCTATGCCACACTTGAAAAGTACTATCCGGATTTCGGTGAATTACTGCATCGCTTTGCATCACTACAGGTGCGAAATCAGGGCACGCTGGGCGGTAATATTGCAAACGCCTCCCCGATTGGTGACAGCCCGCCGCTGCTGATTGCACTGAATGCACACATCGTGCTTCGTCGCGGCAATGACCGCCGCACCATGCCGCTGGAAGATTACTTCATCAGCTATAAAATCACGGCGCAGCAGCCCTCGGAATTCATTGAAAAAGTGATTGTGCCTAAGCCAGTCATCGGCAGCGATTTCCGTGCCTATAAACTGTCGAAGCGTCTGGACGACGATATCTCGGCGGTGTGTGGTGCATTCAACATCTCCCTGAGTGATGACGGCAAAGTTGCCGATGCACGCATCGCATTTGGCGGGATGGCTGCCGTCCCCAAACGTGCCGACAGCTGTGAAGCGGCACTGGTTGGCAAGCCATGGAATCTGGCAACGGTGAAACAAGCAATGGCAGCGCTGGCGGAAGACTTTGAGCCACTGTCTGACTTCCGTGCCAGCAAGGAATACCGTGCACTCACGGCTGCCAACATGCTGCACCGTTTCTATCTCGAACAACAGTCCAACGGCCAAATTGAAACAAGGGTAACTGCTTATGTCTAG
- the uvrY gene encoding UvrY/SirA/GacA family response regulator transcription factor: MINVFLVDDHELVRTGIRRLLEDVRGIKVVGEAISGEDAVKWCRNEHADIILMDMNMPGIGGLEATRKILRVNPDVKIIVLTVHTENPFPTKVMQAGACGYLTKGAGADEMVNAIRTVNSGQRYISPEIAQQMALSQFSSSAENPFKDLSERELQIMMMITKGQKVTEISEQLNLSPKTVNSYRYRLFNKLDISGDVELTHLAIRHGMLDTETL, from the coding sequence TTGATTAATGTATTCCTTGTAGATGATCACGAACTGGTTCGCACAGGGATCCGACGTCTTTTAGAAGATGTCCGTGGTATTAAAGTGGTAGGGGAAGCCATCAGTGGTGAAGACGCCGTAAAATGGTGTCGAAACGAACATGCCGACATTATCCTGATGGATATGAATATGCCGGGTATTGGCGGTCTGGAAGCAACGCGCAAAATTCTCCGGGTGAATCCGGATGTAAAAATTATTGTGTTAACGGTCCATACTGAAAATCCGTTCCCGACCAAAGTGATGCAGGCTGGTGCTTGCGGCTATCTGACTAAAGGCGCTGGCGCTGATGAGATGGTCAACGCGATTCGTACGGTCAACAGCGGTCAGCGTTATATCTCACCGGAAATTGCGCAGCAAATGGCATTGAGCCAGTTTTCTTCGAGTGCAGAAAATCCATTTAAGGATTTATCTGAGCGTGAATTACAGATCATGATGATGATCACCAAAGGGCAAAAAGTGACTGAGATTTCAGAGCAACTGAATCTGAGCCCCAAAACAGTGAACAGTTACCGCTACCGGTTATTTAATAAGCTGGATATTAGTGGTGATGTGGAACTGACCCACCTTGCAATTCGTCATGGCATGCTAGACACAGAGACGTTGTAG
- the uvrC gene encoding excinuclease ABC subunit UvrC, whose translation MSDTFDAKSFLKSVTNQPGVYRMYDQAGEVIYVGKAKDLKKRLSSYFRVQVSSEKTRALVRNIQKIDVTVTHTETEALILEHNYIKQYLPKYNVLLRDDKSYPYIFLSGQHHPRLSVHRGAKKRKGEYFGPYPDSGAVRQSLHLLQKIFPIRQCEDSVYANRSRPCLMYQIGRCLGPCVKGLVSDDEYAEQVNYVRLFLQGKDQQVVHTLVEKMEAASAALAFEKAARYRDQIQALRRVLEQQFVSQESEDDLDVIGIAQDKGMACIHALFIRQGKVLGSRSYFPRMPAETDVTEVITSFISQFYFNQAEGRVIPSLILLGESLGEESDSLSAALTEVAGRKVTLRSQVRGYRARYLKLAQTNAQTALISKLNHKMTVHQRVTELRETLGLDSLSRMECFDISHTMGEKTVASCVVFNQEGPVKQEYRRFNITGITGGDDYAAMGQVLHRRYSKQLDPDKIPDIIFIDGGKGQLSRAHEVVSPLTSDWPKRPLLVGVAKGTTRKPGLETLLLVSGEEFSLPSDSPALHLIQHIRDESHDHAISGHRAQRGKVRKQSTLEGIEGIGPKRRQALLKYMGGLQELKRASKEEIEKVPGISRSLAEKIYDALQHG comes from the coding sequence GTGTCCGACACCTTTGATGCAAAAAGCTTTCTGAAATCAGTCACAAACCAGCCTGGCGTATATCGGATGTACGACCAGGCCGGTGAAGTGATTTATGTTGGAAAAGCGAAAGATTTAAAAAAGCGCTTATCAAGCTATTTTCGTGTTCAGGTTTCCAGCGAAAAGACCCGTGCACTGGTCCGTAACATTCAAAAGATTGATGTCACGGTCACGCATACAGAAACAGAAGCTCTGATTCTTGAGCACAATTACATCAAACAGTATCTTCCCAAATACAACGTCTTGTTACGGGATGATAAATCCTACCCTTACATTTTCCTGAGCGGTCAGCATCACCCCAGACTCTCTGTCCACCGGGGTGCAAAGAAACGGAAAGGGGAATATTTTGGCCCTTATCCGGACTCGGGCGCGGTGCGTCAGAGCCTGCATCTGCTGCAGAAAATTTTCCCGATTCGCCAGTGTGAAGACTCGGTGTATGCCAACCGCAGCCGTCCCTGCCTGATGTATCAGATTGGCCGTTGCCTCGGACCTTGTGTGAAAGGTCTGGTAAGTGATGATGAATACGCCGAGCAGGTGAATTACGTCCGGCTGTTTTTGCAGGGGAAAGACCAGCAGGTTGTCCATACGCTGGTGGAAAAAATGGAAGCCGCCAGTGCTGCACTGGCCTTCGAAAAAGCTGCACGCTACCGGGATCAGATTCAGGCATTGCGTCGGGTGCTGGAGCAGCAGTTTGTCAGTCAGGAAAGTGAAGACGATCTGGATGTGATTGGCATTGCGCAGGACAAAGGCATGGCCTGCATCCACGCGCTCTTTATTCGTCAGGGTAAAGTGCTCGGCAGCCGCAGTTATTTTCCCCGGATGCCAGCAGAGACCGATGTGACGGAAGTCATCACCAGCTTTATCAGTCAGTTCTATTTTAATCAGGCTGAAGGGCGGGTGATCCCATCGCTGATCTTGCTGGGGGAGTCACTGGGTGAAGAATCTGACAGTCTGTCCGCAGCGTTGACAGAAGTTGCCGGGCGTAAGGTGACGCTCCGGTCTCAGGTACGGGGCTATCGCGCCCGCTATCTGAAACTGGCGCAGACCAATGCCCAAACCGCGCTCATCAGTAAACTGAATCACAAGATGACGGTTCACCAGCGCGTGACAGAATTGCGCGAAACCTTGGGACTGGATTCACTTTCCCGTATGGAATGTTTTGACATTAGCCATACCATGGGGGAAAAGACGGTTGCTTCCTGTGTGGTCTTCAATCAGGAAGGTCCGGTCAAACAGGAATACCGTCGGTTTAACATTACCGGAATCACCGGGGGAGATGACTATGCGGCGATGGGGCAGGTACTGCACCGTCGTTACAGCAAACAGCTGGATCCGGATAAAATCCCCGACATTATTTTTATCGATGGCGGCAAAGGACAGTTGTCACGTGCGCATGAGGTTGTCAGCCCGCTCACGTCAGACTGGCCAAAAAGACCGTTGCTGGTGGGGGTTGCCAAAGGCACAACCCGTAAACCGGGACTGGAAACCTTGTTACTGGTTTCTGGTGAAGAATTTTCATTGCCGAGCGATTCGCCTGCATTGCATTTGATTCAGCATATCCGGGATGAGAGCCATGACCACGCAATCAGCGGTCACCGGGCGCAACGCGGTAAAGTACGGAAGCAAAGTACGCTGGAGGGCATTGAGGGGATTGGTCCGAAACGCCGGCAGGCACTGTTGAAATATATGGGGGGACTGCAGGAGCTGAAACGCGCCAGCAAGGAAGAAATTGAAAAAGTGCCGGGTATTAGCCGATCTCTGGCCGAAAAGATATATGACGCATTGCAACACGGCTAG
- the pgsA gene encoding CDP-diacylglycerol--glycerol-3-phosphate 3-phosphatidyltransferase: MRLTIPNILSFVRLVLIPFFVITFYLPYAWSPFATALIFTIAGITDWFDGYLARKLDQASRFGAFIDPVADKVMVAAALVLVTEHYHSVWVTIPAMTMIGREIIISALREWMAELGKRSSIAVSWVGKVKTASQMFALVMLLWHPNELLETIGFISLYIATILTYWSMYLYLKAAKGDLLHPDNM, from the coding sequence ATGCGCTTAACAATTCCGAATATTCTGAGCTTCGTCAGGCTGGTGCTCATCCCATTTTTCGTGATTACCTTTTATTTGCCCTACGCTTGGTCACCCTTCGCGACTGCACTCATTTTCACCATTGCCGGGATTACGGACTGGTTTGACGGTTATCTTGCCCGCAAACTGGATCAGGCTTCGAGATTTGGGGCATTCATTGACCCGGTGGCCGACAAGGTGATGGTCGCTGCAGCCTTAGTGCTGGTGACTGAACATTATCACTCGGTGTGGGTGACCATTCCTGCAATGACCATGATTGGCCGGGAAATCATTATCTCTGCACTCAGAGAATGGATGGCAGAGCTGGGTAAGCGTTCCAGCATCGCTGTGTCCTGGGTTGGCAAAGTGAAAACAGCGTCTCAGATGTTTGCCTTGGTGATGTTGCTCTGGCACCCGAATGAGCTGCTTGAAACCATCGGATTTATTTCACTGTACATTGCGACGATTTTGACTTACTGGTCAATGTATCTGTACCTGAAAGCCGCCAAAGGTGATTTACTTCATCCGGATAACATGTGA
- a CDS encoding pyridoxal phosphate-dependent class III aminotransferase: protein MSNVFDLDDVKHASNVPVVHDLYDLTPDELLLSQEHYESEVRSYPRRLPLAIKKASGVLVEDTRGQVFLDCLAGAGTLALGYNHPEINQAIIDQLNAGLPYQTLDMTTPVKDKFIREVMNFLPDEFAANARIQFCGPSGADAVEAAIKLAKQTTGRNVMMAFHGAYHGMTNGTMAMMGNLNTKARRQGLMADVHFMPFPYSLRCPFGMGGDEGAKQTLRYLERMLNDDESGVQKPAAIIVEPIQGEGGVIPAPAFWLRELRRITKEHGILLIFDEIQCGIGKTGFNFAFEEAGIHPDILCLSKAVGGGLPMSILIFDKSVDSWRPGEHTGTFRGNQLAMATGAKALEIIRRDNLVEHARVAGQYLREGLERIATYVDCIGEIRGKGLMLGIEIVKGGKKNKFGEPEADPQLTMQIQRAALERGLMIEKGGRQGSVLRFLPPLIISFEQIDFALDALSKAMIATAGPAKVVEKSTVTDADQWRSFFIQTGEGGADQFEAALNQTTKVLKQVFEGTTAPYSGMAPQVLKDLINNLELTDQQQPLAAVIDQAGELIAKNSIMVQHPNCIAHLHTPPLVPAVAAEAFIAALNQSMDSWDQATAATFVEQKVIDWLCGVYGYSQEADGVFTSGGTQSNLMGLLLARDWFADNQSGHNIQKQGLPEYAGKMRILCSKKSHFTVQKSASLMGLGEHAVETVETHPDGTIKLASLVMRIDELKRDGLMPFAVVGTAGTTDHGAIDDLDGLADIAAQHNMWLHVDGAYGGALILSRHKTRLHGIERADSISVDFHKLFYQPISCGAVIIKDKSKFKYLLHHADYLNREDDVVPNLVDKSIATTKRFDALKVLMTMQAVGTQALGAMYDHLLGQTQQVADLINQSEAFELLADPALSTVLFRFVGAEGADLDKLNKKLRFEALVRGVAVLGETVVDGKSALKFTILNPCLTMADFENLLNDVNQLACSLVD from the coding sequence ATGAGTAATGTGTTTGATTTAGACGATGTCAAGCATGCGTCCAATGTTCCTGTTGTTCATGACCTTTATGACCTGACCCCGGATGAGCTGCTGCTCAGTCAGGAGCACTATGAGTCGGAAGTGCGTTCATATCCGCGTCGTTTGCCGCTGGCAATCAAAAAAGCATCAGGTGTATTGGTCGAAGACACTCGCGGCCAGGTTTTTCTGGACTGCTTGGCCGGTGCTGGAACGTTGGCGCTGGGTTATAACCACCCTGAGATTAATCAGGCGATCATCGATCAGCTGAATGCGGGTCTGCCGTATCAGACGCTGGATATGACGACGCCTGTCAAAGATAAGTTTATCCGTGAAGTGATGAACTTCCTGCCAGATGAGTTTGCTGCCAATGCACGCATTCAGTTCTGTGGCCCATCGGGTGCAGATGCCGTAGAAGCAGCGATTAAGCTGGCGAAGCAAACCACAGGCCGAAATGTGATGATGGCTTTCCATGGTGCGTATCATGGGATGACTAACGGCACCATGGCAATGATGGGTAACCTGAACACCAAGGCTCGTCGTCAGGGTCTGATGGCCGACGTGCATTTCATGCCATTCCCTTACAGCCTGCGCTGCCCGTTTGGTATGGGTGGAGACGAGGGTGCGAAGCAAACCCTGCGTTATCTTGAGCGTATGCTGAACGACGACGAGAGCGGCGTTCAGAAGCCTGCGGCAATTATTGTTGAGCCGATTCAGGGCGAAGGCGGCGTGATCCCGGCACCGGCATTCTGGCTGCGTGAACTGCGCCGGATCACCAAAGAACATGGCATCCTGCTGATTTTCGATGAAATTCAGTGTGGTATCGGTAAAACCGGTTTCAACTTTGCCTTTGAAGAAGCGGGCATTCACCCGGACATTCTGTGCCTGTCAAAAGCCGTTGGTGGCGGTCTGCCCATGTCGATTCTGATCTTCGACAAGTCTGTAGACAGCTGGCGTCCGGGCGAGCACACCGGTACATTCCGCGGCAACCAGCTGGCGATGGCCACAGGTGCAAAAGCACTGGAAATCATCCGTCGTGACAATCTGGTTGAGCACGCACGTGTTGCGGGTCAGTACCTGCGTGAAGGTCTGGAGCGTATCGCAACTTATGTTGACTGCATTGGCGAGATTCGTGGTAAAGGCCTGATGCTGGGCATCGAGATCGTCAAAGGCGGCAAAAAGAATAAATTTGGCGAGCCGGAAGCGGATCCGCAGCTGACCATGCAAATTCAGCGTGCTGCGCTGGAGCGCGGTCTGATGATTGAAAAAGGTGGTCGTCAGGGGTCTGTCCTGCGCTTCCTGCCGCCGTTGATCATCAGTTTTGAACAGATTGATTTCGCGCTGGACGCATTAAGCAAAGCGATGATCGCAACAGCGGGCCCGGCCAAAGTGGTCGAAAAGTCGACAGTGACCGATGCTGACCAGTGGCGCTCGTTCTTCATCCAGACGGGTGAAGGTGGTGCTGATCAATTTGAAGCTGCACTGAATCAAACAACCAAAGTGCTGAAGCAAGTTTTTGAAGGCACGACGGCTCCTTACTCGGGGATGGCGCCTCAGGTTCTGAAAGACCTGATTAACAATCTGGAGCTGACCGATCAGCAGCAACCACTGGCAGCTGTGATTGATCAGGCGGGTGAACTGATTGCCAAGAACTCCATCATGGTTCAGCACCCGAATTGTATTGCGCACCTGCACACGCCACCTCTGGTTCCGGCTGTGGCTGCGGAAGCATTTATTGCAGCCCTGAACCAGTCGATGGATTCCTGGGATCAGGCAACCGCTGCAACCTTCGTTGAGCAGAAAGTGATTGACTGGCTGTGCGGCGTGTACGGTTACAGTCAGGAAGCGGATGGTGTCTTCACCAGCGGCGGCACGCAGAGCAACCTGATGGGTCTTCTGCTGGCACGCGACTGGTTCGCAGACAATCAATCTGGCCACAACATCCAGAAACAAGGTCTGCCTGAGTACGCGGGTAAGATGCGTATTCTGTGCTCGAAGAAGTCTCACTTCACGGTTCAGAAATCCGCGTCCCTGATGGGGCTGGGTGAACATGCGGTTGAGACCGTTGAGACACATCCGGACGGCACCATCAAGCTGGCATCTCTGGTGATGCGCATTGATGAGCTCAAGCGTGATGGCCTGATGCCATTTGCTGTGGTCGGGACTGCGGGCACAACGGATCACGGTGCAATTGATGATCTGGACGGTCTGGCGGATATCGCAGCACAGCACAATATGTGGCTGCATGTGGATGGTGCTTATGGCGGTGCGCTGATTCTGAGCCGTCACAAAACACGCCTGCACGGCATTGAGCGTGCGGATTCGATCAGTGTGGACTTCCACAAGCTGTTCTATCAACCAATCAGCTGTGGTGCCGTGATCATCAAAGACAAGAGCAAGTTCAAGTACCTGCTGCATCATGCAGACTACCTGAACCGCGAAGACGACGTTGTGCCAAACCTGGTCGACAAGTCTATTGCGACCACCAAGCGATTTGACGCACTGAAAGTGCTGATGACGATGCAGGCTGTGGGTACGCAGGCGCTGGGTGCGATGTATGATCATCTGCTGGGACAGACACAACAGGTGGCGGATCTGATCAACCAGTCTGAAGCGTTTGAACTGCTGGCTGATCCGGCGCTGTCGACTGTACTCTTCCGCTTTGTCGGCGCAGAAGGTGCTGATCTGGACAAACTGAACAAAAAACTGCGCTTCGAAGCTTTAGTGAGAGGTGTGGCAGTTCTGGGTGAAACCGTGGTTGACGGTAAGAGTGCCCTGAAGTTTACGATTCTCAACCCATGCCTGACCATGGCAGACTTTGAGAATCTGTTGAATGACGTTAACCAGCTTGCTTGTTCACTGGTTGACTGA